The following are encoded together in the Streptococcus oralis genome:
- a CDS encoding metallophosphoesterase family protein: protein MTKIAVLSDIHGNTTALEAVLADAKKVEVDQYWLLGDILMPGTGRRRILDLLASLPITVRVLGNWENSLWRGLHRKLDPTKASHRYLLRLSQYILEEVSPKEIEDLNNQPMQVHRQFGDLMVGITHHLPDKNWGRELIHTGKQEDFDRLVTNPHASIAVYGHIHQQLLRYGSDGQLILNPGSIGQPFFLDAKLRKDLRAQYMILEFDETGLADIDFRRVDYDVEAELQLAKDLKLPYFQIYYESLVNGIHHTHNHELLGQISEQEGYDQDVELWMEREKKDWF, encoded by the coding sequence ATGACCAAAATAGCGGTTCTTTCAGACATACATGGAAATACGACAGCTTTGGAAGCTGTACTGGCTGATGCTAAGAAGGTAGAGGTAGACCAATACTGGCTTTTAGGGGATATTCTGATGCCAGGAACAGGACGTAGAAGGATCTTGGATCTCTTAGCAAGTTTGCCTATCACTGTAAGAGTGCTGGGAAATTGGGAGAATAGTCTCTGGCGAGGTCTGCATCGCAAGTTAGATCCTACAAAAGCGAGCCATCGTTATCTCCTGCGCCTAAGTCAGTACATCTTAGAGGAGGTCAGCCCTAAAGAAATCGAAGACCTCAATAATCAACCTATGCAAGTTCATCGTCAGTTTGGTGATTTGATGGTGGGAATCACTCACCATCTCCCTGATAAAAACTGGGGAAGAGAATTGATCCATACGGGAAAACAAGAAGATTTTGATAGATTGGTGACGAATCCACACGCCTCCATCGCAGTATATGGCCATATCCACCAACAGTTGCTTCGTTACGGAAGTGACGGACAGTTGATTCTTAATCCAGGATCCATTGGGCAACCTTTCTTTCTAGATGCGAAGTTGCGTAAGGACCTGCGGGCTCAGTATATGATCTTAGAGTTTGATGAAACTGGTTTGGCTGATATTGATTTTCGTCGAGTGGATTATGATGTAGAAGCTGAATTGCAGTTGGCTAAGGATTTGAAGCTCCCCTATTTCCAAATCTACTATGAAAGTTTGGTAAATGGGATTCACCATACTCATAACCACGAATTGTTAGGTCAAATCAGTGAACAAGAAGGCTATGATCAGGATGTTGAACTCTGGATGGAAAGAGAAAAGAAAGATTGGTTTTAA
- the thrS gene encoding threonine--tRNA ligase, whose protein sequence is MIKITFPDGAVREFESGVTTFEIAQSISNSLAKKALAGKFNGKLIDTTRVITEDGSIEIVTPDHEDALPILRHSAAHLFAQSARRLFPDIHLGVGPAIEDGFYYDTDNTAGQISNEDLPRIEEEMKKIVKENFPSIREEVTKDEAREIFKNDPYKLELIEEHSEDEGGLTIYRQGEYVDLCRGPHVPSTGRIQIFHLLHVAGAYWRGNSDNAMMQRIYGTAWFDKKDLKNYLQMREEAKERDHRKLGKELDLFMISQEVGQGLPFWLPNGATIRRELERYIVDKELASGYQHVYTPPLASVELYKTSGHWDHYQEDMFPTMDMGDGEEFVLRPMNCPHHIQVFKHHVHSYRELPIRIAEIGMMHRYEKSGALTGLQRVREMSLNDGHLFVTPEQIQEEFQRALQLIIDVYEDFNLTEYRFRLSLRDPQDTHKYFDNDEMWENAQTMLRAALDEMGVDYFEAEGEAAFYGPKLDIQVKTALGKEETLSTIQLDFLLPERFDLKYIGADGEEHRPVMIHRGVISTMERFTAILIENYKGAFPTWLAPHQVTLIPVSNEKHVDYAWEVAKKLRDHGVRADVDERNEKMQFKIRASQTSKIPYQLIVGDKEMEDGTVNVRRYGQKETQTVSVDDFVQAILADIANKSRVEK, encoded by the coding sequence ATGATTAAGATTACTTTCCCAGATGGCGCTGTTCGTGAATTCGAATCTGGCGTTACTACTTTTGAAATTGCCCAATCTATCAGCAATTCCCTAGCTAAAAAAGCCTTGGCTGGTAAATTCAACGGCAAACTCATTGACACGACTCGTGTTATCACTGAAGATGGAAGCATTGAAATCGTGACACCTGATCACGAAGATGCCCTTCCAATCTTGCGTCACTCAGCTGCTCACTTGTTTGCCCAATCAGCTCGTCGCCTTTTCCCTGATATTCACTTGGGAGTTGGTCCGGCTATTGAAGATGGCTTCTACTACGATACCGACAATACTGCTGGTCAAATCTCTAACGAAGACCTGCCTCGTATCGAAGAAGAAATGAAAAAAATCGTTAAAGAAAACTTCCCATCAATCCGTGAAGAAGTGACGAAAGACGAGGCACGTGAAATCTTTAAAAACGACCCTTACAAGTTGGAATTGATTGAAGAACACTCTGAGGACGAAGGCGGTTTGACTATCTACCGTCAGGGTGAATATGTAGACCTTTGCCGTGGCCCACACGTTCCGTCAACAGGCCGCATCCAAATCTTCCACCTTCTCCATGTAGCTGGTGCTTACTGGCGTGGAAATAGCGACAACGCGATGATGCAACGGATCTACGGTACAGCTTGGTTTGACAAGAAAGACTTGAAAAACTACCTTCAAATGCGTGAAGAAGCTAAAGAACGTGACCACCGTAAACTTGGTAAAGAACTTGACCTCTTCATGATTTCACAAGAAGTTGGACAAGGACTTCCATTCTGGTTGCCAAACGGTGCGACGATCCGTCGTGAATTGGAACGCTACATCGTCGACAAAGAGTTGGCTTCTGGCTACCAACACGTTTACACTCCACCACTTGCTTCTGTGGAGCTTTACAAGACTTCTGGTCACTGGGATCATTACCAAGAAGACATGTTCCCAACCATGGACATGGGTGACGGGGAAGAATTTGTCCTTCGTCCAATGAACTGCCCACACCACATCCAAGTCTTTAAACACCATGTTCACTCTTACCGTGAATTGCCAATCCGTATCGCTGAAATCGGTATGATGCACCGCTACGAGAAATCTGGTGCCCTCACTGGTCTTCAACGTGTGCGTGAAATGTCACTCAACGACGGTCACCTCTTTGTCACTCCAGAACAAATCCAAGAAGAATTCCAACGTGCCCTTCAGTTGATTATCGATGTTTATGAAGACTTCAACTTGACTGAATACCGCTTCCGTCTCTCTCTTCGTGACCCTCAAGATACTCACAAGTACTTTGACAACGATGAGATGTGGGAAAATGCCCAAACCATGCTTCGTGCAGCCCTTGATGAAATGGGAGTGGACTACTTTGAAGCTGAAGGTGAGGCAGCCTTCTACGGACCAAAATTGGATATCCAAGTTAAGACTGCTCTCGGAAAAGAAGAAACCCTTTCGACTATCCAGCTTGACTTCTTGCTTCCAGAACGCTTCGACCTCAAATATATCGGAGCTGATGGTGAAGAACACCGTCCAGTTATGATCCACCGTGGGGTTATCTCAACTATGGAACGCTTCACAGCTATCTTGATTGAGAACTACAAGGGAGCTTTCCCAACATGGCTTGCCCCACACCAAGTAACTCTCATCCCCGTTTCTAACGAAAAACACGTAGACTACGCATGGGAAGTGGCTAAGAAACTCCGTGACCATGGTGTCCGTGCAGACGTAGATGAACGCAATGAAAAAATGCAGTTCAAGATTCGTGCTTCACAAACTAGCAAAATTCCTTACCAATTGATTGTTGGTGATAAGGAAATGGAAGACGGAACAGTCAACGTTCGGCGCTATGGCCAAAAAGAAACACAAACTGTCTCAGTTGATGACTTTGTTCAAGCTATCCTTGCTGACATTGCTAACAAATCACGTGTGGAAAAATAA
- a CDS encoding DUF389 domain-containing protein, whose amino-acid sequence MSRNYSTREFREKLYDDLHVRLRDTVILMCAIFIASIGLNMNSTAVIIGAMLISPLMTPIVGLGFGLSIFDTRLIKQSLGVLFTQVLVSLLVSALYFWISPLSYESSELIARTSPTIWDVLIAIAGGIAGVIGSRKKEANNIVPGVAIATALMPPICTAGYGLANGNVRFLFGALYLFLINCVFIMLTNIVGTRILMRKSPLSSFKELNIKMRIGLISLIVLLILPASYSAVTLTIDQARKEGIKQFVGKEFANHTVINQVYKSRDNELVLTVVGDPISEEELERIHQKQASYGIQSVQLKVNQVHNSIKLDSEMTKEFYENINKYIDQKLSEKDSQKDLVKENEADKD is encoded by the coding sequence ATGTCCAGAAACTATTCAACACGTGAATTCCGCGAGAAACTATATGATGACCTTCATGTTCGATTAAGAGATACAGTGATTTTGATGTGTGCGATTTTTATTGCCTCTATAGGTCTAAATATGAATTCAACAGCGGTCATTATTGGAGCCATGCTGATTTCCCCTCTTATGACACCGATTGTTGGACTGGGTTTTGGTTTATCTATTTTTGATACCCGTTTAATCAAACAATCTCTAGGGGTTTTATTTACTCAAGTATTGGTCAGCTTGCTTGTCTCGGCTCTGTATTTCTGGATTTCTCCCTTATCTTATGAAAGTAGCGAATTGATTGCACGAACCTCTCCAACCATTTGGGATGTTCTCATAGCTATTGCTGGTGGGATAGCAGGTGTAATTGGGTCAAGGAAAAAAGAAGCAAACAATATTGTTCCAGGAGTAGCTATTGCAACAGCTCTGATGCCACCTATCTGTACTGCAGGTTATGGTTTAGCTAATGGAAATGTACGATTTTTATTTGGGGCTCTCTATCTTTTCTTGATCAACTGTGTCTTCATCATGTTAACAAACATTGTTGGAACAAGAATTTTGATGAGGAAATCTCCCTTAAGTTCATTTAAAGAGCTAAACATTAAAATGAGAATTGGCTTGATATCCTTGATTGTATTATTGATTCTTCCAGCTAGTTATTCAGCAGTCACTCTGACGATAGATCAAGCGCGAAAAGAAGGAATCAAACAGTTTGTAGGAAAAGAGTTCGCCAATCACACGGTCATTAATCAAGTCTACAAGTCAAGGGACAATGAATTAGTCTTGACGGTTGTTGGAGATCCGATTTCAGAAGAAGAATTAGAAAGGATCCACCAAAAACAAGCCTCTTACGGTATTCAATCTGTTCAATTAAAAGTCAATCAAGTCCATAATTCGATAAAATTAGATAGTGAGATGACCAAGGAATTTTATGAAAACATTAACAAGTATATCGATCAAAAACTCTCTGAAAAAGATTCACAAAAAGATCTCGTAAAAGAAAATGAAGCAGACAAGGATTGA
- a CDS encoding sensor histidine kinase codes for MLDWKSFCLAYLRSRSRVFTYIFSLGFLVLLFQFLFASLGTYFLYFFLLSSFLTFLFLAWDIFAEAQVYRQEVLYAERDPKSPLECALAEKLEERESELYQKKSEAQSKLTDLLDYYTLWVHQIKTPIAASRLLVAEVSDREVKQQLEQEIFKIDSYTNLVLQYLRLESFHDDLVFEKVQVEDLVKEVVRKYALFFIQKGLTLNLHDLDKIIVTDKKWLLVVIEQILSNSLKYTKEGGLEIYMEGQELCIKDTGIGIKNSDVLRVFERGFSGYNGRLTQQSSGLGLYLSKKISEELGHQIRIESEVGKGTTVRIKFAEVNLLIE; via the coding sequence ATGCTTGATTGGAAATCATTTTGTCTAGCCTATCTGCGTTCTCGCAGTCGTGTTTTTACCTATATTTTTTCATTAGGCTTTCTCGTCCTTCTCTTTCAGTTTTTATTTGCTAGTCTAGGAACTTATTTTCTTTATTTCTTTCTGCTCAGTAGTTTTTTGACCTTCTTATTTTTGGCTTGGGATATTTTTGCAGAAGCTCAGGTTTACCGGCAGGAAGTACTCTATGCTGAGCGAGACCCCAAGTCTCCTCTAGAATGTGCGCTAGCAGAAAAGCTCGAAGAGCGTGAATCTGAATTGTATCAAAAGAAGTCTGAGGCTCAGAGCAAGCTGACGGATTTGCTGGATTACTACACCTTGTGGGTTCATCAGATCAAGACCCCCATTGCGGCTAGTCGACTTTTAGTGGCAGAAGTCTCTGATCGGGAGGTCAAGCAGCAACTGGAACAGGAAATCTTTAAGATTGACTCCTATACCAACCTGGTGTTGCAGTACCTGCGTTTAGAGAGCTTCCATGATGACTTGGTATTTGAAAAGGTTCAAGTGGAGGATTTGGTGAAGGAAGTGGTTCGCAAGTATGCCCTTTTCTTTATCCAAAAAGGACTGACGCTCAATCTCCATGACCTTGACAAAATCATCGTGACTGATAAGAAATGGCTGTTGGTCGTCATTGAACAAATCCTTTCAAACAGTCTCAAATACACCAAGGAAGGTGGGCTAGAGATTTATATGGAAGGTCAGGAGCTCTGTATCAAGGATACGGGAATCGGGATTAAAAACAGCGATGTGCTCCGAGTCTTTGAACGTGGCTTTTCAGGCTACAATGGGCGTTTGACCCAGCAGTCATCTGGACTTGGACTTTATCTATCTAAGAAAATTTCTGAAGAACTGGGTCACCAGATTCGCATCGAGTCTGAGGTTGGAAAAGGAACGACGGTGCGAATTAAGTTTGCGGAAGTGAACCTACTTATTGAGTAA
- a CDS encoding response regulator transcription factor, translating into MHKILLVEDDQVIRQQVGKLLSEWGFEVVLVEDFMEVLSLFVQSEPHLVLMDIGLPLFNGYHWCQEIRKISKVPIMFLSSRDQAMDIVMAINMGADDFVTKPFDQQVLLAKVQGLLRRSYEFGRDESLLEYAGVILNTKSMDLHYQGEVLSLTKNEFQILRVLFEHAGNIVARDDLMRELWNSDFFIDDNTLSVNVARLRKKLEEQGLVGFIETKKGIGYGLKHA; encoded by the coding sequence ATGCACAAGATTTTACTAGTAGAAGATGACCAAGTTATTCGGCAACAAGTGGGGAAACTGCTCTCTGAGTGGGGCTTTGAGGTCGTTTTGGTAGAAGATTTTATGGAAGTATTGAGCCTTTTTGTCCAGTCAGAACCTCATTTGGTCCTCATGGATATTGGCCTGCCACTCTTTAATGGTTACCACTGGTGCCAGGAAATTCGTAAGATTTCCAAGGTACCTATCATGTTTCTGTCTTCGAGAGATCAGGCTATGGATATCGTCATGGCAATCAATATGGGAGCGGATGACTTTGTAACTAAGCCTTTTGACCAGCAGGTCCTCCTTGCTAAGGTTCAGGGCTTGTTGCGCCGTTCCTATGAGTTTGGGCGGGATGAAAGTTTGCTAGAGTATGCAGGTGTAATCCTCAATACCAAGTCTATGGACCTGCACTATCAGGGGGAGGTCCTGAGTTTGACCAAGAATGAATTTCAAATTTTGCGAGTGCTGTTTGAACATGCTGGCAATATCGTGGCGCGTGATGACTTGATGCGGGAACTCTGGAATAGCGACTTTTTCATCGATGACAATACCTTGTCTGTCAATGTTGCTCGCTTGCGTAAAAAGTTGGAGGAGCAAGGTTTAGTAGGCTTTATCGAAACCAAGAAAGGGATAGGATACGGACTGAAACATGCTTGA
- a CDS encoding TetR/AcrR family transcriptional regulator, which yields MLLDKKQSLKTAAYEVFSKKGYKATSISEIARQAGVAVGSFYNYYESKEAIFLDIYIDENNRVRQAMIEELDWEIDMIDLIGQLFAQSRTLVSSNKILAEWYNPAIADELHSYYSSEEGKVANPFHQFLVKTFTNRMQAEGYSPEKIQDILQVYNLFYYMDMHITEKDFPDIGKTVEILATNFIKGVLK from the coding sequence ATCCTATTGGACAAAAAACAATCTTTAAAGACAGCAGCCTATGAAGTTTTTTCGAAAAAAGGTTACAAGGCAACAAGTATTTCAGAAATTGCTAGGCAAGCTGGTGTTGCAGTTGGTTCTTTTTATAACTATTACGAGAGTAAAGAAGCCATTTTTCTAGACATCTATATAGATGAAAACAACCGTGTTCGCCAAGCTATGATCGAAGAACTGGATTGGGAAATTGACATGATCGACCTCATTGGTCAACTATTTGCTCAGTCCAGAACTCTCGTTTCTTCCAATAAAATCCTTGCAGAATGGTACAATCCTGCCATCGCAGATGAGTTGCACAGCTACTATTCCTCGGAAGAAGGCAAAGTCGCAAATCCTTTTCATCAGTTTCTAGTTAAAACTTTTACAAATCGCATGCAGGCTGAAGGGTACTCGCCAGAAAAGATTCAAGATATTTTACAGGTTTATAATCTTTTTTACTATATGGATATGCATATCACGGAAAAAGATTTTCCAGATATTGGCAAAACTGTTGAAATACTTGCAACCAACTTCATTAAAGGAGTTCTAAAATAA
- a CDS encoding ferredoxin reductase: protein MKRGKKMFIIILSTLGALCIITWGAIAYLGRSQTLSIKSIENPSGDLYLIHITKPSHQIWKAGAYAKFTLPDTSSTASKYEAKGEQTSRWLTIASTPDEDEILILTHHSGSHFKNTLTHLPSGSKIEMSWLDSSLTIKDTNQPLVCFASDVGISTLRPLIKEWAGKCPIILNHFDKGVTIFDNEMKELAQKTPNFTYKTSDDFSQSQEFVKRAIDEYGNQASYLITGQPDDVKEMTNFLKENGIDSNNIQVSSFRGLK, encoded by the coding sequence ATGAAAAGAGGTAAAAAAATGTTTATTATCATTCTATCAACACTTGGAGCGCTATGTATTATAACTTGGGGTGCCATCGCTTATCTTGGACGAAGCCAGACATTATCGATAAAATCCATCGAAAACCCCAGCGGAGATCTATATTTAATTCATATCACAAAACCGAGTCATCAAATCTGGAAAGCTGGGGCTTATGCTAAGTTTACACTCCCTGATACCTCGTCTACTGCTAGTAAATATGAAGCTAAGGGAGAGCAAACCAGTCGATGGCTAACCATTGCCTCCACACCTGATGAAGATGAAATCCTCATTTTAACTCATCATAGTGGTAGCCACTTTAAGAACACCTTGACACATTTACCGTCTGGCAGTAAGATTGAGATGAGTTGGTTGGATTCCTCTTTAACCATTAAAGATACGAATCAGCCACTAGTTTGCTTTGCATCTGATGTTGGTATTTCTACTCTACGCCCCCTTATCAAAGAATGGGCTGGTAAATGTCCGATTATTCTCAACCATTTTGACAAAGGAGTTACTATTTTCGATAATGAGATGAAAGAACTGGCTCAAAAAACACCGAATTTTACTTATAAAACTAGCGATGATTTTTCTCAAAGTCAAGAATTTGTAAAACGTGCTATTGATGAATACGGCAATCAAGCCAGCTATCTCATCACAGGTCAGCCTGATGATGTTAAAGAAATGACGAATTTTTTAAAGGAAAATGGGATTGATAGCAATAACATACAAGTAAGCTCGTTTAGAGGTTTGAAATAG
- a CDS encoding DUF2974 domain-containing protein, with product MANIFDYLNDVAYDSFYDLPMNELDVLALTELTYLAFDDVVTQEPKRLIDLAPQIPRDTTMLTNKNRLQLLDQLAQHKRFKNCKLSDFINDIDPELQKQFAAMTYRISLDTYLLVFRGTDDSIIGWKEDFHMTYMKEIPAQKHALQYLENFFAKHPNQKVILAGHSKGGNLAVYAASQLDPLLQKNIVAVYTFDAPGLHKELTETPGYQNMMERTKVFIPQGSIIGMMLEIPDKKIIVRSTALGGLAQHDTFSWQVEDKHFVQLDETNSDSQQVDTTFKEWVETVPDTELQLYFDLFFGIILDAGISSINDLSSFKVIEHVHHLFVQAQSLTPEERETMGRLTQLLIDTRYQAWKNR from the coding sequence ATGGCTAATATTTTTGACTACCTGAATGATGTAGCATACGATTCCTTTTATGATCTCCCCATGAATGAGTTAGATGTTCTTGCCTTGACTGAATTAACCTATCTTGCTTTCGATGATGTAGTCACCCAAGAACCAAAGCGTCTCATAGATCTTGCACCTCAAATCCCTAGAGACACGACGATGCTGACCAATAAGAACCGTCTCCAATTGTTAGATCAGCTCGCTCAACACAAACGCTTTAAAAATTGCAAGCTCTCAGACTTTATCAACGATATTGATCCTGAATTGCAAAAACAGTTTGCGGCTATGACTTATCGTATCAGTCTCGATACCTATTTGCTTGTTTTTCGTGGGACGGATGATAGTATCATCGGCTGGAAAGAAGATTTCCATATGACCTATATGAAGGAAATCCCAGCTCAAAAACATGCCCTCCAGTATTTAGAGAACTTTTTTGCCAAACATCCTAACCAAAAGGTTATCCTAGCAGGACACTCAAAAGGGGGAAATCTAGCTGTCTATGCTGCCAGTCAACTCGATCCACTCTTACAAAAAAACATTGTAGCTGTCTATACTTTTGATGCCCCTGGGCTTCACAAGGAACTAACCGAAACACCTGGCTATCAAAACATGATGGAAAGAACGAAAGTGTTTATCCCGCAAGGGTCTATCATCGGGATGATGCTGGAAATTCCGGATAAAAAAATCATCGTTCGAAGCACTGCCTTGGGTGGTCTTGCCCAGCACGACACTTTTAGTTGGCAGGTTGAAGACAAACACTTTGTCCAACTAGACGAGACCAATAGTGACAGCCAGCAAGTCGATACCACCTTCAAGGAATGGGTTGAGACGGTCCCTGATACTGAACTGCAGCTCTACTTTGACCTCTTTTTTGGAATCATTCTCGATGCAGGCATCTCCTCTATCAACGACCTCTCTTCCTTCAAGGTTATTGAACACGTTCACCATCTCTTTGTCCAAGCTCAATCCCTCACTCCCGAAGAAAGAGAAACCATGGGACGACTAACCCAACTCTTGATCGACACCCGCTACCAAGCTTGGAAAAATCGTTAA
- a CDS encoding ferredoxin reductase family protein, whose translation MKSLKGILFIGLSMLLTILAWLSSGASQFLIPGLALTTLSLTFILASRLPLLEAWFNGLEKMYLAHKFTAFLSILLLTLHNFSMGGLWGSHLAAQFGNIAIYIFISIVLVAYLGQYIQYEAWRWIHRLVYLAYIFGLFHVLMIMGNRLLSFSFLGLIFGIYALLGLLAGFYIIFLYQKVGFTYLGKIVGIKRVNHDTTEIEIELSHPFTYEYGQFAFLKIFQKGFETAPHPFSISGGQGRTLYFTIKNSGDHTKNIYDNLQVGSKVAVDRAYGHMTMEHGPKQQIWIAGGIGMTPFISYIREHPILDRNVRFYYSFRGEENAVYLDLLRDYARQNANFDLQLVDSNEKGYLTLDQEEIPDQTTVYMCGPLPMMKTLAKQIKKKNPKAKLIYEDFKFK comes from the coding sequence ATGAAATCATTAAAAGGTATTTTATTTATCGGACTTAGTATGCTTCTGACTATTCTAGCTTGGCTCAGTTCAGGCGCTAGTCAGTTTCTAATCCCTGGTTTAGCTCTCACTACCCTCTCACTTACTTTTATACTAGCTAGCCGTTTACCCTTGCTTGAAGCTTGGTTTAACGGACTTGAAAAGATGTATCTAGCTCATAAATTCACTGCTTTTCTATCCATTCTCCTACTAACCCTACACAACTTTAGCATGGGCGGTCTCTGGGGTTCGCATTTAGCCGCCCAGTTTGGAAATATCGCTATCTATATCTTTATCAGCATCGTTCTGGTTGCCTATCTGGGACAATATATCCAGTATGAAGCATGGAGATGGATTCATCGATTGGTTTATCTAGCCTATATCTTTGGCCTTTTTCATGTTTTGATGATCATGGGAAATCGTCTCCTCTCCTTTAGTTTCCTAGGTCTTATCTTTGGAATCTATGCTCTTTTAGGCTTGCTTGCAGGTTTTTATATTATTTTCCTTTATCAAAAGGTCGGTTTCACCTATCTTGGAAAAATCGTAGGAATCAAACGCGTCAATCACGATACAACTGAAATTGAAATCGAACTTAGTCATCCTTTCACCTACGAATATGGACAATTTGCCTTTCTAAAAATTTTCCAAAAAGGTTTTGAGACTGCTCCACACCCTTTCTCCATCTCAGGAGGACAAGGACGAACTCTTTATTTTACGATAAAAAACTCTGGTGACCACACCAAGAATATCTATGACAATCTTCAAGTTGGTAGCAAGGTTGCAGTTGATCGCGCCTATGGACATATGACTATGGAACATGGTCCAAAGCAGCAAATCTGGATTGCAGGTGGAATTGGAATGACACCTTTCATCTCTTATATCCGAGAACACCCTATCCTAGACAGGAACGTCCGCTTCTACTATAGTTTCCGTGGAGAGGAAAATGCTGTCTACTTAGATCTACTTCGAGACTACGCCCGTCAAAATGCTAACTTTGACCTGCAGCTGGTCGATAGCAATGAAAAAGGATACCTGACTTTGGATCAAGAAGAAATCCCTGACCAGACTACAGTCTATATGTGTGGACCTCTTCCTATGATGAAGACCCTTGCCAAGCAAATCAAGAAAAAGAATCCCAAAGCAAAACTCATTTACGAAGATTTCAAGTTTAAATAA
- a CDS encoding MBL fold metallo-hydrolase has translation MKIHKTVNPIAYENTYYLEGDQHLIVVDPGSHWEAIRKTIEKINKPVCAILLTHTHYDHIMSLDLVRDTFGNPPVYVAESEASWLYTPVDNLSGLPRHDDMADVICKPAEHTFVFHEEYQIEEFRFTVLPTPGHSIGGVSLVFPDAHLVLTGDALFRETIGRTDLPTGSTEQLLHSIQTQLFTLPNYDVYPGHGPATTIAHEKTFNPFF, from the coding sequence ATGAAAATCCATAAAACCGTGAATCCCATTGCCTATGAAAACACTTATTATCTGGAAGGAGACCAACACCTGATTGTGGTTGACCCAGGTAGCCATTGGGAAGCTATTCGCAAGACTATCGAGAAAATCAACAAACCAGTCTGCGCGATTCTCCTGACCCACACCCACTACGACCATATTATGAGTCTGGACTTGGTTCGTGACACTTTTGGAAATCCCCCCGTTTATGTAGCAGAAAGTGAAGCCAGCTGGCTCTATACTCCCGTTGACAATCTCTCTGGCCTACCTCGTCATGATGATATGGCTGATGTCATCTGCAAACCAGCTGAACACACCTTTGTCTTTCATGAGGAATACCAGATCGAAGAGTTTCGTTTTACAGTTCTACCAACCCCAGGGCACTCTATTGGCGGTGTTTCCCTGGTCTTTCCTGATGCTCATCTAGTCTTGACGGGAGATGCTCTATTCCGAGAAACCATCGGACGGACAGACCTTCCTACAGGTAGCACGGAACAACTCCTCCATAGCATTCAGACGCAGCTCTTCACCCTTCCTAACTACGATGTCTATCCTGGGCATGGTCCAGCTACGACGATCGCTCACGAAAAGACCTTTAATCCCTTTTTTTAG